One Lutzomyia longipalpis isolate SR_M1_2022 chromosome 4, ASM2433408v1 DNA segment encodes these proteins:
- the LOC129795310 gene encoding luciferin sulfotransferase-like isoform X2, with product MPFTCEKIPFNEITRKFTVSRPLEMAKVNYSDAPDDLPVAKKWGMKPVTLMPGFSELFPEIQSLDGRASDVWVVSFPKCGTTWCQEMVWLLDNNLDFEGAKSTLLTDRFAYLELNYLPNGEKGHSVDRLTAMPAKRYIKSHLPAHILPRSLWYAKSKIIYVARNPKDAAISFFHHWRNMGRFTGSLDDHLDLFINDYVMFGPFHDHVLDFWRMRDEENVLFITYEEMKRDLEGVIRKTCAFLGKDYPAERIEELKEHLSFKSMRENDKIKIEHFTGIYQDWQDKSYRFVRKGQVGGYKSEMSTEWIEKFNKWSEKELQGSGFKFEE from the exons ATGCCTTTTACGTGcgaaaaaattccatttaatgaaattacgCGAAAGTTCACGGTCAGTCGTCCATTGGAGATGGCAAAAGTGAATTACAGTGATGCCCCAGATGATTTACCCGTGGCTAAGAAGTGGGGCATGAAGCCTGTAACACTCATGCCGGGTTTTAGTGAACTCTTCCCGGAAATTCAGAGCCTTGACGGGCGTGCGAGCGATGTGTGGGTGGTTAGTTTCCCAAAATGCGGAACAACATGGTGCCAGGAGATGGTGTGGCTGCTGGACAATAATTTGGACTTTGAGGGAGCAAAGAGTACCCTCTTGACAGATCGTTTTGCCTACTTGGAGCTGAATTATCTTCCAAATGGCGAAAAAGGGCACTCAGTTGATCGACTCACCGCAATGCCTGCAAAGAGGTACATCAAGAGCCACCTTCCAGCACACATTCTCCCAAGATCACTGTGGTATGCAAAGAGTAAGATCATCTATGTGGCAAGAAATCCCAAAGATGCAGCAATTTCCTTCTTTCATCATTGGCGCAACATGGGACGCTTCACAGGAAGTCTCGATGATCATTTGGATCTCTTCATAAATGACTACg TTATGTTTGGCCCCTTCCATGATCATGTTCTTGATTTCTGGCGCATGAGGGACGAGGAGAATGTCCTTTTTATCACCTACGAAGAAATGAAGCGCGATCTTGAGGGTGTTATAAGGAAGACCTGCGCCTTCTTGGGCAAAGACTATCCTGCTGAACGTATTGAAGAGCTTAAGGAGCATCTCTCCTTCAAATCCATGCGCG aaaatgataaaattaaaattgagcaTTTTACGGGAATTTATCAAGACTGGCAGGATAAGAGCTACAGATTCGTACGCAAGGGCCAAGTGGGTGGTTATAAATCAGAAATGTCTACCGAATGGATTGAGAAGTTCAACAAGTGGTCTGAAAAGGAACTCCAAGGAAGTGGCTTTAAATTCGAAGAGTAG
- the LOC129795310 gene encoding luciferin sulfotransferase-like isoform X1, with product MPFTCEIVPFNDVTKKYTISRPMKIAKFNDSDVPDDLEVARKWAVKPTTLSPSFGDRYPGIKDLDARPGDTWVVSFAKCGTTWTQEMVWLLDNNLDFEAAKTTPLTNRFHYLELNKLPNGEPGEPIKKLRDMTTKRYIKSHLPAHLLSRSLWYAKSKVIYVARNPKDAAVSFFHHQKNLDGFTGSLDDYLDIFINDYVMFGPFHDHVLDFWRMRDEENVLFITYEEMKRDLEGVIRKTCAFLGKDYPAERIEELKEHLSFKSMRENDKIKIEHFTGIYQDWQDKSYRFVRKGQVGGYKSEMSTEWIEKFNKWSEKELQGSGFKFEE from the exons ATGCCCTTTACGTGCGAAATTGTTCCTTTTAACGATGTTACGAAGAAGTACACGATAAGTCGACCAATGAAGATTGCAAAGTTCAATGACTCTGATGTTCCGGATGATCTTGAAGTAGCCCGAAAATGGGCTGTAAAGCCAACAACCCTGTCGCCCAGCTTTGGAGACAGATATCCTGGAATAAAGGATCTAGATGCAAGACCAGGAGACACCTGGGTTGTGAGCTTCGCTAAATGTGGCACCACGTGGACACAGGAAATGGTCTGGTTACTTGACAACAATTTGGACTTTGAAGCTGCAAAGACGACTCCTCTTACAAATCGTTTTCACTACTTGGAACTAAATAAATTGCCAAATGGTGAACCAGGAGAACCAATTAAGAAACTAAGGGATATGACAACCAAGAGGTACATCAAGAGTCACCTTCCGGCTCATCTCCTCTCAAGATCATTGTGGTATGCAAAGAGTAAAGTCATCTATGTTGCAAGAAATCCCAAAGATGCAGctgtttcattttttcatcatcaaaaGAATTTGGATGGGTTTACAGGAAGCTTAGATGACTATCTGGATATCTTTATAAATGATTATG TTATGTTTGGCCCCTTCCATGATCATGTTCTTGATTTCTGGCGCATGAGGGACGAGGAGAATGTCCTTTTTATCACCTACGAAGAAATGAAGCGCGATCTTGAGGGTGTTATAAGGAAGACCTGCGCCTTCTTGGGCAAAGACTATCCTGCTGAACGTATTGAAGAGCTTAAGGAGCATCTCTCCTTCAAATCCATGCGCG aaaatgataaaattaaaattgagcaTTTTACGGGAATTTATCAAGACTGGCAGGATAAGAGCTACAGATTCGTACGCAAGGGCCAAGTGGGTGGTTATAAATCAGAAATGTCTACCGAATGGATTGAGAAGTTCAACAAGTGGTCTGAAAAGGAACTCCAAGGAAGTGGCTTTAAATTCGAAGAGTAG